The Variovorax paradoxus DNA window CATGCGTGACGATCCCGGCCGCGTCAGCGACCTTGCTGCGCCGCCGGCTGCGTCAACAGCGGCGGCGCATTGCGCGCGCGCGACGACAGCCCGGACATGCCTGGCTCGACCACGAGCGAGCGCGGCAACACCTTCGTCCTTGTACCGCTGGACCAGACGCTCGAGCTGCCGGCGACTCAGGCCCAGTCGCTGCGCGGCCTGGCCGACCCACAGCATCCGGTCGACCACCGCCTGAATCGTCTTGAGCCGATCGGCTCCGCGCATCGTCATAGTGATCGTCGCAGCAAGTGTCGCCATGGCC harbors:
- a CDS encoding helix-turn-helix domain-containing protein, producing the protein AMATLAATITMTMRGADRLKTIQAVVDRMLWVGQAAQRLGLSRRQLERLVQRYKDEGVAALARGRARHVRAVVARAQCAAAVDAAGGAARSLTRPGSSRMDQLTLSMPGIRRIDPKVSASAPPSPSSRAPRYVMRGDVPPQTLREPPPPMC